From one Allorhizobium ampelinum S4 genomic stretch:
- the groL gene encoding chaperonin GroEL (60 kDa chaperone family; promotes refolding of misfolded polypeptides especially under stressful conditions; forms two stacked rings of heptamers to form a barrel-shaped 14mer; ends can be capped by GroES; misfolded proteins enter the barrel where they are refolded when GroES binds) has product MAAKEIKFGRTAREKMLHGVDILADAVKVTLGPKGRNVIIDKSFGAPRITKDGVSVAKEIELEDKFENMGAQMVREVASKTNDIAGDGTTTATVLAQAIVREGNKAVAAGMNPMDLKRGIDLAVAEVVKDLQAKAKKISTSEEVAQVGTISANGDTQVGKDIAEAMQKVGNEGVITVEEAKTAETELEVVEGMQFDRGYLSPYFVTNPEKMVADLEDAYVLLHEKKLSNLQAMLPVLEAVVQTGKPLVIIAEDVEGEALATLVVNKLRGGLKIAAVKAPGFGDRRKAMLEDIAILTGGTVISEDLGIKLETVTLDMLGRAKKISITKENTTIVDGAGQKSDIEGRVAQIKAQIEETSSDYDREKLQERLAKLAGGVAVIRVGGSTEIEVKERKDRIDDALNATRAAVQEGIVPGGGTALLRSSTKITVKGVNDDQEAGINIVRRALQSLVRQIATNAGDEASIIVGKILDKDNDNYGYNAQTGEFGDMIAMGIVDPVKVVRTALQNAASVASLLITTEAMIAELPKKDSAGGGMPDMGGMGGMGGMM; this is encoded by the coding sequence ATGGCTGCTAAAGAAATCAAGTTTGGCCGCACTGCGCGCGAAAAGATGCTGCACGGCGTTGATATCCTTGCTGACGCTGTAAAGGTAACACTCGGCCCTAAGGGTCGTAACGTTATCATCGACAAGTCCTTCGGCGCTCCGCGCATCACCAAGGACGGTGTATCTGTTGCCAAGGAAATCGAACTGGAAGACAAGTTCGAAAACATGGGCGCCCAGATGGTTCGGGAAGTTGCTTCCAAGACCAACGACATCGCAGGCGACGGCACCACGACGGCTACCGTTCTGGCTCAGGCTATCGTGCGCGAAGGCAACAAGGCTGTTGCTGCCGGCATGAACCCAATGGACCTGAAGCGCGGCATCGATCTGGCTGTTGCTGAAGTTGTCAAGGACCTTCAGGCCAAGGCCAAGAAGATCTCCACTTCTGAAGAAGTTGCTCAGGTTGGTACGATCTCTGCAAACGGTGACACGCAGGTTGGTAAAGACATTGCTGAAGCCATGCAGAAGGTTGGCAACGAAGGTGTTATCACCGTCGAAGAAGCCAAGACCGCTGAAACCGAACTTGAAGTCGTTGAAGGCATGCAGTTCGACCGCGGCTACCTGTCGCCTTACTTCGTCACCAACCCTGAAAAGATGGTTGCTGACCTGGAAGACGCCTACGTTCTGCTGCACGAAAAGAAGCTCTCCAACCTGCAGGCTATGCTGCCTGTTCTGGAAGCTGTTGTGCAGACCGGCAAGCCACTCGTCATCATTGCTGAAGACGTTGAAGGCGAAGCTCTTGCAACGCTGGTTGTCAACAAGCTGCGTGGCGGCCTGAAGATTGCTGCTGTCAAGGCTCCTGGCTTCGGCGATCGCCGCAAGGCTATGCTGGAAGACATTGCTATCCTCACCGGTGGTACTGTTATTTCCGAAGATCTCGGCATCAAGCTCGAAACTGTCACCCTCGACATGCTCGGCCGCGCCAAGAAGATCTCCATCACCAAGGAAAACACCACCATCGTTGATGGCGCTGGTCAGAAGTCCGACATCGAAGGCCGCGTTGCCCAGATCAAGGCTCAGATCGAAGAAACTTCTTCCGATTACGACCGCGAAAAGCTTCAGGAACGTCTGGCCAAGCTCGCTGGCGGCGTTGCCGTGATCCGCGTTGGCGGCTCGACGGAAATCGAAGTTAAGGAACGCAAGGACCGCATCGACGACGCTCTGAACGCAACACGCGCTGCTGTTCAGGAAGGCATCGTTCCTGGCGGCGGTACAGCTCTGCTGCGCTCTTCCACCAAGATCACCGTGAAGGGTGTCAACGACGACCAGGAAGCTGGCATCAACATCGTTCGCCGCGCTTTGCAGTCTCTGGTTCGCCAGATTGCAACAAACGCAGGCGACGAAGCTTCCATCATCGTTGGCAAGATCCTCGACAAGGACAACGACAACTACGGCTACAATGCCCAGACCGGCGAGTTTGGTGACATGATTGCCATGGGTATCGTTGACCCGGTTAAGGTTGTTCGCACAGCCCTGCAGAACGCAGCTTCGGTTGCTTCGCTGCTGATCACCACGGAAGCCATGATTGCTGAACTGCCGAAGAAGGATTCGGCTGGCGGCGGCATGCCTGACATGGGCGGCATGGGCGGCATGGGTGGTATGATGTAA
- a CDS encoding hydantoinase B/oxoprolinase family protein, producing the protein MMAGRHPFDPVTQEIIEGKLIATVDEMGIVMARTSMSPVIYEVLDFACGVLTAKGELIAQMNGITLFTGTFGRQVKSLIDRFGADMADGDILLTNDPYAGGTHACDFAIVKPIFVDDVLLAFAINVAHYLDVGGSVPGSLSPAATSVYQEGLRLPGVKIVRNDMLSSDILHIISENVRMPEIALGDLTAQIATVRVAARRMKEFTAKYGAPTLIAAFDHILNVSERQSRQAIAALPDGIYRASDIIDGDGVTVDPIAVQVAVTIAGDQITADFTGCPPAVAGPINCSRGALESAVRTILKALVAPQSPSNEGWFRPLTVIAPQGTVFTAEKPSPTGWYYEGSVHASELVWKALAALVPERFSAGSYSSLCVAYISGNDRSGRPFIHIEPQHGGWGASINRDGANALISLTDGDTYNYSVEVIEARFPLLVRRYGLNIEGGVGAGRMRGGFGIIREYEILGDKASAYCSFGRTRTLPWGMDGGHDGTANSLQVLAASGENACYGRSADIALRTGDVVRIVTGGGGGWGDPGDRDPALIETDLKNGFVSAEAATSLYGYRGRIEE; encoded by the coding sequence ATGATGGCGGGCAGGCACCCATTCGATCCGGTGACCCAGGAAATCATCGAGGGCAAGTTGATTGCCACCGTCGATGAAATGGGCATCGTTATGGCCCGCACCAGCATGAGCCCGGTGATCTACGAAGTGCTGGATTTTGCCTGCGGTGTCTTGACGGCAAAGGGTGAGTTGATCGCCCAGATGAACGGCATCACTCTGTTTACCGGCACGTTCGGCCGTCAGGTCAAGTCGCTGATCGACCGTTTCGGGGCGGATATGGCCGATGGCGATATTTTGTTGACCAACGATCCCTATGCCGGCGGGACGCATGCTTGCGATTTTGCGATCGTCAAGCCGATTTTCGTCGATGACGTGCTGCTCGCCTTTGCCATTAATGTCGCTCATTATCTCGATGTTGGCGGATCGGTTCCGGGCAGTCTTTCGCCTGCTGCAACCTCGGTTTATCAGGAAGGTCTGCGGTTGCCGGGCGTCAAAATCGTTCGCAACGACATGCTTTCCTCTGACATTCTGCACATCATCTCGGAAAATGTCCGCATGCCCGAGATCGCGCTTGGCGATTTGACGGCACAGATCGCCACAGTGCGGGTTGCGGCCCGGCGCATGAAAGAATTCACTGCCAAATACGGCGCTCCCACCTTGATCGCCGCATTCGACCATATCCTCAATGTCAGCGAACGGCAGAGCCGTCAGGCAATTGCCGCACTTCCCGACGGCATTTACCGGGCCAGCGACATTATCGATGGCGATGGCGTCACAGTCGATCCGATTGCCGTGCAAGTGGCGGTGACCATTGCTGGCGATCAAATCACCGCTGATTTCACCGGTTGTCCTCCCGCCGTGGCGGGACCGATCAATTGCTCACGAGGCGCGCTGGAATCGGCAGTCAGGACGATCCTGAAGGCGCTTGTGGCACCGCAGTCGCCATCAAACGAGGGCTGGTTCCGGCCTTTGACTGTGATCGCGCCACAAGGAACCGTGTTTACCGCCGAAAAACCCTCACCGACCGGATGGTATTACGAGGGCTCGGTCCATGCTTCGGAACTGGTCTGGAAGGCGCTGGCGGCGCTGGTGCCGGAGCGGTTTTCCGCCGGTTCCTATTCCAGCCTTTGTGTCGCCTATATCTCAGGAAATGACCGTAGTGGCCGACCGTTCATTCACATCGAGCCGCAGCATGGCGGCTGGGGTGCGAGTATCAACAGGGACGGCGCCAATGCGCTGATTTCGCTGACGGATGGCGATACCTACAATTATTCCGTCGAAGTGATCGAAGCGCGTTTTCCTTTGCTGGTGCGGCGGTATGGCCTGAATATCGAAGGTGGCGTCGGGGCTGGGCGGATGCGCGGCGGTTTCGGGATCATCAGGGAATATGAGATCCTCGGCGACAAGGCCTCTGCCTATTGCAGCTTTGGCCGCACCCGCACCCTGCCATGGGGCATGGACGGCGGCCATGATGGTACGGCCAATAGCCTTCAGGTTCTGGCCGCATCGGGCGAAAACGCCTGCTATGGCCGCTCTGCCGATATTGCGCTGAGGACGGGCGATGTCGTGCGCATCGTCACCGGTGGCGGTGGTGGATGGGGCGATCCCGGCGATCGCGATCCGGCTTTGATTGAAACAGATTTGAAGAATGGTTTTGTCAGCGCGGAGGCAGCGACCAGCCTCTATGGTTACCGTGGGAGGATTGAAGAATGA
- a CDS encoding hydantoinase/oxoprolinase family protein, which yields MIRLATDVGGTFTDLVGYDEGSGEIFTAKSLTTSDNQSGGVLDAIDVSERKDGLRVRDITFFAHGGTTVINAITERKGAKTALITTSGFRDVLEIGRGNRPDLYNLHFHSPEPFVPRHLRFEVRERVDASGKVLLPIELNDLREIIRVCTLEDVDAVAILFLHSYANPEHEKVCADILADALPFASICASHEVSRQWREYERTNTTVLNAYVQPAIQQYFEMMEFALARRNLTCPYYAMQSNGGISSFDQAVQQPLTLVESGPAGGVAGAARIGVELGESEILSLDVGGTTAKCSLIHDGRPTLNTEYRLEHTRIQPGYPVQVPVVDIVEIGSGGGSIAWIDARGSLRVGPESAGSAPGPACYGRGGTKPTLTDALLTLGIFDPATFADGTLHLDKEKAASAIATVAGPMNMSIEDAAGAIMDIAHASMINALKLVTVQRGHDPRDASLVISGGAGPALASHLGRELRVKATVVPPHPGIFSAWGMLAAEPRADFRETWFHLLADQALEEAATRFTLLERQAIAYFSAGAEAQVAFNHQIEARYKGQEHGVFARFEAGDTIETFSQRFHDVHERAYAFRLPAAEIELTTLHLEAVLKGQVISLPKLKRQDMTIDAARVGERKVYFGGSMGWQTCAVYERARLPVGQPVFGPLLIEEATATTLVLEGQSASLTETGILVIHETDMQAA from the coding sequence ATGATCCGATTGGCAACAGATGTAGGTGGAACCTTTACCGATCTCGTCGGCTATGATGAGGGCAGCGGCGAGATTTTTACCGCGAAAAGCCTGACGACGTCAGATAACCAGTCCGGCGGCGTGCTCGATGCGATCGATGTCAGCGAGCGCAAGGATGGTTTGCGGGTCCGCGACATCACCTTCTTTGCCCATGGCGGCACCACGGTGATAAACGCGATTACCGAGCGCAAGGGGGCAAAGACCGCACTTATCACCACCTCCGGGTTCCGAGATGTGCTGGAAATCGGTCGTGGCAATCGGCCGGACCTTTACAATCTGCATTTCCATAGTCCCGAACCTTTCGTGCCTCGTCATCTTCGCTTCGAGGTGCGTGAGCGGGTCGATGCGTCCGGCAAGGTGCTCCTGCCAATCGAATTGAACGATTTGCGCGAAATCATCCGCGTTTGCACACTCGAAGATGTGGATGCGGTCGCCATCCTGTTTCTGCACAGCTATGCCAATCCCGAGCATGAGAAGGTCTGCGCCGATATTCTGGCCGATGCCCTGCCATTTGCCTCGATCTGCGCCAGTCACGAGGTTTCTCGGCAATGGCGGGAATATGAGCGCACCAATACGACCGTGCTGAATGCCTATGTTCAGCCGGCCATCCAGCAATATTTCGAAATGATGGAATTCGCGCTCGCCCGGCGCAATCTGACGTGTCCTTACTATGCCATGCAATCCAATGGTGGCATTTCCTCCTTCGATCAGGCTGTGCAACAGCCGCTGACGCTGGTGGAATCTGGTCCGGCGGGCGGGGTTGCCGGGGCGGCACGCATCGGGGTGGAGCTTGGCGAGAGCGAAATCCTGTCGCTGGATGTCGGCGGTACGACAGCAAAATGCTCGCTGATCCATGATGGGCGTCCGACGCTGAATACCGAATACCGGTTGGAACACACCCGCATCCAGCCTGGCTATCCCGTGCAGGTGCCGGTCGTTGATATCGTCGAAATCGGTTCAGGCGGTGGCTCTATCGCCTGGATCGATGCGCGCGGCAGCTTGCGCGTTGGCCCCGAAAGCGCCGGTTCGGCCCCTGGACCTGCCTGTTACGGGCGCGGCGGCACAAAGCCGACGCTAACAGATGCATTGCTGACGCTCGGCATTTTTGATCCCGCTACCTTTGCCGATGGCACGCTGCATCTGGACAAGGAGAAGGCGGCAAGCGCCATTGCAACCGTGGCCGGGCCAATGAATATGTCGATTGAGGATGCTGCGGGTGCGATCATGGACATTGCCCATGCCAGCATGATCAATGCCCTGAAACTGGTGACGGTTCAGCGCGGCCATGATCCACGTGATGCCAGTCTGGTGATCAGTGGCGGCGCCGGTCCGGCGCTGGCCAGCCATCTCGGGCGCGAATTGCGTGTGAAGGCGACGGTCGTGCCGCCGCATCCCGGGATTTTTTCCGCCTGGGGCATGCTGGCAGCCGAACCCCGTGCCGACTTCCGCGAAACCTGGTTTCACCTGTTGGCCGACCAGGCACTGGAGGAGGCCGCTACCCGGTTCACATTGCTGGAGCGGCAAGCCATCGCCTATTTTTCGGCGGGCGCTGAGGCGCAGGTGGCATTCAATCACCAGATTGAAGCGCGCTATAAAGGTCAGGAACATGGTGTTTTTGCGAGGTTCGAGGCGGGCGACACCATTGAAACTTTCAGCCAAAGGTTTCATGATGTTCATGAACGCGCCTATGCTTTTCGCCTGCCCGCAGCCGAGATCGAACTGACGACGCTGCATCTCGAAGCCGTTTTGAAAGGGCAGGTCATTTCCCTGCCAAAACTGAAAAGGCAAGACATGACGATTGACGCGGCCAGGGTCGGCGAAAGGAAGGTTTATTTCGGTGGATCCATGGGTTGGCAGACCTGTGCCGTTTACGAGCGGGCCCGGCTTCCTGTCGGTCAGCCTGTATTCGGCCCACTGCTGATCGAAGAGGCGACGGCGACGACACTTGTGCTTGAGGGCCAGTCAGCCAGCCTGACCGAAACTGGTATTCTTGTCATTCACGAAACGGACATGCAGGCCGCATAG
- a CDS encoding ABC transporter ATP-binding protein, with amino-acid sequence MAISISIDAVTRSHGPIRAVDDLSLEIKAGEFFTLLGSSGSGKSSLLKLIGGFDQPNAGRILFDGKDMAAVPANRRPVNTVFQGLGLFPHMSVARNIGYGLKLRGLSGTALDAKVGEALDLVELSGFGERDVNLLSGGQRQRVALARALVMEPGILLLDEPLTGLDERLRQQMRNEFGRLHKRTGATFILVTHNQDEALSLSDRMAIMHQGRIEQLGRPDQFFHAPANAFVARFIGMDNLLRPERLEGSGEDTVAIIAGQSVPVTVPDGNVSANLVVIRSDRLVIEPEVRTTAGGAPRQLALRVVSTTFRGLHRDVTLAFGDGQTLTAICDADAPSLTVGQDVGLSIKPGAALLTSDKGLPHAV; translated from the coding sequence ATGGCCATATCCATCAGCATAGACGCTGTGACGCGCAGTCATGGTCCGATCCGGGCGGTCGATGACCTGTCGCTGGAGATCAAGGCAGGGGAGTTCTTCACCCTGCTTGGGTCTTCCGGCAGCGGAAAGAGCTCGCTGTTGAAGCTGATTGGCGGATTTGACCAGCCGAATGCGGGACGGATTCTGTTTGATGGCAAGGATATGGCGGCGGTGCCTGCCAATCGCCGCCCGGTCAATACCGTGTTCCAGGGGCTGGGTCTGTTTCCGCATATGTCGGTGGCGCGTAATATTGGTTACGGATTGAAGCTGCGCGGTCTTTCCGGCACAGCACTCGATGCGAAGGTTGGGGAGGCACTGGATCTGGTGGAACTGTCCGGATTTGGCGAGCGTGATGTCAATTTGCTGTCCGGCGGCCAGCGGCAACGCGTGGCTCTGGCGCGTGCTCTGGTGATGGAGCCTGGAATATTGCTGCTGGACGAACCTTTGACGGGCCTGGATGAACGGCTTCGCCAGCAGATGCGCAATGAATTCGGTCGCCTCCACAAGCGTACCGGTGCCACCTTCATTCTTGTCACCCATAATCAGGATGAGGCGCTCAGCCTTTCCGACCGGATGGCCATCATGCATCAGGGCAGGATCGAACAGCTTGGCCGGCCCGACCAATTTTTTCATGCGCCCGCCAATGCCTTTGTCGCTCGGTTCATCGGCATGGATAATCTTCTGCGGCCTGAGCGGCTGGAAGGATCTGGAGAGGACACTGTGGCAATCATCGCTGGTCAGTCGGTGCCGGTCACGGTCCCGGATGGCAATGTTAGCGCCAACCTGGTGGTGATCCGCTCCGACCGGCTGGTCATCGAGCCCGAGGTCCGAACGACAGCTGGCGGGGCACCCCGTCAATTGGCGCTGCGTGTGGTTTCGACCACTTTTCGCGGATTGCATCGGGATGTCACTCTGGCGTTTGGAGACGGGCAGACCTTGACGGCGATCTGTGATGCAGATGCGCCGTCTTTGACCGTCGGGCAGGATGTGGGCCTGTCGATAAAGCCGGGTGCCGCTCTTTTGACATCCGACAAGGGATTGCCGCATGCGGTGTAA
- a CDS encoding ABC transporter substrate-binding protein yields MTTTLKNGFSVNRSNMQRRDLLKFAGAGGLALAAGHLGLGRSAFAAEAKSVAFWGTATLDIGEKWVEFATQNGVKPEFTDNGNDLGPVIARLAAGNANDLFDIGGFQGGAEKELARQGAIIPWDVSKIANYDSIWQWARDIPYLKHEGKQYGIPTVVNADSIIYRSDKLGKVDSYGVIFDPKMKGKVAMEDAWINSAVFAAIYLKESENKPIKDPGNLSESELGLVMEFLIKHKKDGQFRTFWNGWEQGVQLVANEEVDAMTGWEPIVYEGRKRGLKVDYAAPVEGYEGWANNTVLLKGAGERGVSDAAHQFVNGLLGGLYGCELGKARGYLVPTDNNVVYAKAHPDEYKPEEVQARADHVKAKFAGKVFWQNTRPDNFQLYEEWWQKLRNA; encoded by the coding sequence ATGACAACGACTTTGAAAAATGGATTTTCGGTCAACCGAAGCAATATGCAACGGCGCGACCTCTTGAAATTTGCCGGTGCTGGCGGGTTGGCGCTGGCGGCCGGTCATCTGGGGCTTGGCCGTTCGGCCTTTGCCGCAGAGGCGAAGTCTGTGGCTTTCTGGGGCACGGCGACGCTTGATATCGGTGAAAAATGGGTGGAATTTGCCACCCAAAATGGTGTAAAGCCTGAATTTACCGACAATGGCAACGACCTTGGTCCTGTCATTGCCCGTCTGGCCGCCGGCAATGCCAATGATTTGTTCGACATTGGCGGTTTTCAGGGCGGTGCTGAAAAGGAATTGGCCCGTCAAGGCGCGATTATCCCGTGGGATGTCAGCAAGATCGCCAATTACGACAGCATCTGGCAATGGGCGCGCGACATTCCCTACCTCAAGCACGAGGGCAAGCAATACGGTATTCCGACCGTTGTGAATGCCGACTCGATCATCTATCGCTCCGATAAGCTTGGCAAGGTTGATAGTTATGGCGTGATCTTCGACCCGAAGATGAAGGGCAAGGTCGCCATGGAGGATGCCTGGATCAACAGCGCGGTCTTCGCTGCGATCTACCTCAAGGAAAGCGAAAACAAGCCGATCAAGGACCCGGGCAATCTCAGCGAATCCGAACTTGGTCTGGTGATGGAATTCCTGATCAAGCACAAGAAGGACGGACAGTTCCGCACCTTCTGGAATGGCTGGGAACAGGGTGTCCAACTGGTTGCCAATGAAGAAGTTGACGCGATGACCGGCTGGGAGCCGATTGTCTATGAAGGCCGCAAGCGCGGACTGAAAGTCGATTATGCCGCCCCCGTCGAGGGCTATGAAGGCTGGGCCAACAATACGGTTCTGCTCAAGGGTGCTGGTGAACGCGGTGTGAGCGATGCCGCGCATCAATTCGTCAATGGCCTTTTGGGCGGTCTCTATGGCTGCGAGCTTGGCAAGGCGCGGGGCTATCTCGTCCCAACCGACAACAACGTCGTCTATGCCAAGGCACATCCTGACGAATATAAGCCGGAAGAGGTGCAGGCGCGGGCTGACCACGTCAAAGCCAAGTTCGCCGGCAAGGTCTTCTGGCAGAATACCCGGCCGGACAATTTCCAACTCTATGAAGAATGGTGGCAGAAACTCCGCAATGCTTAA
- a CDS encoding ABC transporter permease, with product MKSTGRLPVLLMAPPLLALLALGLAPLLVVLVWSFWSWDPLTYWIKPDLSLAGYAAILQAGRWTVIVSTLAKAFLTAVICLVFAYPAAYAVHFLAGRRLSVVLLALMTIPFFTSYLIRSFSWRLVLGRTGVINGWLQHFGLTSAPVDWLLFSDFAVIVGLVASYLPFATFPLLLAMRRVDGTVLAAAQDLGAGFWRILVTILLPLTRSGLFAGFLFVFVMVAGSSTEVQMLGGAGASIVTVMINDVMRVANYPLAFAISTIVLIVVFGMVLVGNRLFGLAALFGDRSA from the coding sequence ATGAAATCTACCGGACGATTGCCTGTCCTGCTGATGGCGCCGCCTTTGCTGGCACTGCTGGCGCTTGGGCTGGCGCCGTTGCTGGTGGTGCTGGTGTGGAGCTTCTGGTCCTGGGACCCCTTGACTTATTGGATCAAGCCGGATCTCAGCCTGGCAGGCTACGCCGCCATTCTCCAGGCCGGACGCTGGACGGTGATTGTCTCCACGCTTGCCAAGGCCTTCCTGACGGCGGTGATCTGTCTGGTTTTCGCTTATCCCGCCGCCTATGCGGTGCATTTTCTGGCTGGCCGCAGGCTGTCGGTAGTGCTCCTGGCTCTGATGACGATTCCGTTCTTCACCTCCTACCTGATCCGCTCGTTTTCCTGGCGGTTGGTGCTGGGGCGGACCGGAGTGATCAACGGTTGGCTGCAACATTTCGGTCTGACCAGCGCACCGGTCGACTGGCTGCTGTTCAGCGACTTCGCTGTCATTGTCGGGCTGGTCGCCTCTTATCTGCCGTTTGCCACCTTTCCCTTGCTGCTCGCCATGCGCCGGGTGGATGGGACCGTACTTGCCGCCGCGCAGGATCTCGGCGCCGGCTTCTGGCGCATACTCGTCACCATTCTCCTGCCGCTCACCCGGTCCGGTCTGTTTGCTGGCTTCCTGTTCGTGTTCGTCATGGTCGCTGGGTCTTCTACTGAAGTGCAAATGCTTGGCGGGGCAGGGGCCTCCATCGTGACCGTGATGATCAATGATGTGATGCGGGTGGCAAATTACCCACTGGCCTTTGCAATCTCCACCATCGTCCTGATCGTGGTGTTCGGCATGGTGCTAGTTGGAAACCGGCTGTTCGGCCTGGCGGCTCTGTTTGGGGATCGTTCGGCATGA
- a CDS encoding ABC transporter permease — translation MMSAEGRANQILIWTMTIFGLVAIYAPPLYLLGVSFNPSLQPGLPNLSDLTVKWYAALPAEPALMAALWQSASVALLTATGATLLSLMAALAYFELRRTRDIWFLAVILPMFVPGVIQGLALSTVFSRSGIKASIWTLTAGHLLWAMPFAFIVILTGFSAVRPVFLMAAADLGASRWRQFRDITLPLIRPGLISAFIFSFLLSLNEFTRAFYLAGRQNTLPVVLFGKMNGGASPTIYAMSGAIFIISVFCVAVIAAFAGSKTKAG, via the coding sequence ATGATGAGCGCGGAAGGTCGGGCAAACCAGATATTGATTTGGACCATGACGATTTTCGGCCTTGTCGCGATCTATGCGCCGCCACTTTATCTGCTGGGGGTTTCCTTCAATCCGTCGCTCCAGCCCGGCCTGCCAAACCTGTCGGATCTGACGGTGAAATGGTATGCCGCCCTTCCAGCGGAACCAGCGCTGATGGCGGCCCTTTGGCAATCAGCCAGCGTTGCCCTGTTGACGGCAACAGGCGCCACGCTGCTATCGCTTATGGCGGCGCTGGCCTATTTCGAGCTGCGAAGAACCCGCGACATATGGTTTCTTGCCGTGATTCTGCCGATGTTCGTGCCGGGTGTCATCCAGGGGCTGGCGCTGTCCACGGTGTTCAGCCGCAGCGGCATCAAGGCCTCGATCTGGACACTGACAGCCGGACACCTGCTCTGGGCCATGCCCTTCGCGTTTATCGTCATTCTCACCGGTTTTTCCGCCGTGCGGCCCGTCTTCCTGATGGCGGCAGCGGATCTCGGCGCCAGCCGCTGGCGGCAGTTTCGTGACATTACCCTGCCGCTGATCCGCCCAGGCCTGATTAGCGCCTTCATCTTCTCGTTTCTTTTGTCGCTGAACGAGTTTACCCGCGCCTTCTATCTGGCTGGGCGGCAGAATACGCTTCCGGTCGTGTTGTTCGGCAAGATGAATGGCGGCGCGTCTCCGACGATCTACGCGATGTCCGGCGCGATTTTCATCATCTCGGTGTTTTGCGTGGCTGTCATTGCCGCTTTTGCAGGCTCAAAAACCAAAGCCGGATAG
- a CDS encoding methylenetetrahydrofolate reductase has translation MMDKAVLTDHREYPADQGNLLDAWSIEVTPRTAAKIASFQALLPAGTRIYIAHVDGTPFEDMVATARRLHGQGFPVMPHIPARSIADVTQLEDLLKQYRDEADVRQALLLAGGIAKPRGTLSSSMELIETGLFDRLGFTHLHIAGHPEGNRDIDADGSTTQIDAALRWKFDFSSRTDAQMAIVTQFAFDAKVIIDWAERIDALGIGLPIHVGIAGPAKLQTLIKYAISCGVGPSLKVLQKRALDLRKLLMPYEPTDMVGQLIAYKAENPQSNISKLHLFPLGGIEPAARWIDQYKP, from the coding sequence TGGTCCATTGAGGTCACTCCGCGGACGGCAGCGAAAATCGCCAGTTTTCAGGCGCTGCTGCCAGCGGGGACCCGAATCTATATCGCCCATGTCGATGGCACACCTTTCGAGGACATGGTCGCGACCGCCAGGCGCCTTCATGGGCAAGGCTTTCCGGTCATGCCGCATATTCCAGCTCGCAGTATCGCCGATGTCACGCAACTGGAAGACCTGTTAAAGCAATACCGGGATGAAGCCGATGTGCGCCAGGCACTTCTGCTGGCCGGCGGCATCGCAAAGCCACGCGGCACGCTTTCCAGTTCGATGGAGCTGATTGAAACCGGCTTGTTCGACAGGCTCGGCTTTACGCATCTGCATATTGCCGGCCACCCCGAAGGCAACCGCGATATCGATGCCGATGGCTCCACCACACAAATCGATGCGGCCCTGCGCTGGAAGTTCGACTTCTCCAGCCGGACGGATGCGCAGATGGCCATTGTCACCCAATTTGCCTTCGATGCCAAAGTGATCATCGACTGGGCCGAGCGAATCGACGCCCTCGGGATCGGATTGCCGATCCATGTCGGCATTGCCGGACCTGCAAAGCTCCAGACATTGATCAAATATGCAATCTCCTGCGGGGTCGGGCCGTCTTTGAAAGTGCTGCAAAAACGCGCGCTCGACCTGCGCAAACTGCTAATGCCTTATGAGCCGACGGACATGGTTGGGCAGTTGATCGCCTACAAGGCCGAAAATCCGCAGAGCAACATCAGCAAGCTGCATCTGTTTCCGCTTGGCGGCATCGAGCCTGCGGCCCGTTGGATCGACCAATATAAGCCCTGA